From the genome of Spinacia oleracea cultivar Varoflay chromosome 2, BTI_SOV_V1, whole genome shotgun sequence, one region includes:
- the LOC130466903 gene encoding uncharacterized protein → MGVDKPSLVVDLVEDPLSGIPADVRSQIPAEVARRARSSGGKYYSNVVQTYRASSGSSSYSPRHPKAIVFPIAKDKGKDAAAAEDENVPATPHYSSKDRVAICRKVFKAVPAEYVASLPGRKTDAQFGAIQATLLDLFCRMEFCKSWKARTAEELKAQVAESTHHGDYAFKSIEEVRLQMQTTIDLQAKEVAALRSDKAELLKKILAQDKDMVAMVEEAKTAAAEIRALQDQLREYPQVKEAAEEAEHLRGELETARSQVRTLRERLLESYDQGEQATKDAVKHAWESHMSEYDLGWFQRRMEHSAAVLAAERLGQPPPEFVSSDDEDDAAAP, encoded by the exons atgggcgtggacaagccgtctctggtggtggacttggtggaggaccctctttcgggaatcccggccgacgtccgctctcagataccggcggaggtggcccgccgagctaggtcttcgggcggtaagtattattcgaacgtcgttcagacgtatcgagcctcctctggcagttcttcttactctccgcgtcatcctaaggccattgtttttcctatagccaaagacaaagggaaggatgcagctgctgccgaggatgagaacgtacctgctactccacactattcgtcaaaggatagggtggctatatgccgcaaggtttttaaggccgtccccgctgagtatgttgcttctcttcctggccgcaagactgacgcccagtttggtgcgatccaggccactcttctcgac ttgttctgccgcatggaattctgcaagagcTGGAAGgcccgcactgctgaggagctcaaagctcaggtggctgagtccacccaccatggtgactatgcgttcaagtccattgaagaggtccgcctgcagatgcagacgaccatagaccttcaagcgaaggaggtggctgcgttgagatctgacaaggccgagctgcttaagaagatcttggcgcaggacaaggacatggtggcaatggtcgaggaagccaagacagcggcggcggaaatacgggcgcttcaggaccagttgcgggagtaccctcaggtcaaggaggcggctgaggaagccgagcatcttcgtggggagctagagacggccagatcgcaagttcgcaccttgcgtgagcgtcttctggaatcctatgatcagggggaacaagcgaccaaggacgctgttaagcacgcctgggagagccacatgtcagagtatgatcttgggtggttccagcggcgaatggagcacagtgccgctgtgttggctgctgaacgtcttggtcagccgccccctgagtttgtatcatctgatgacgaggacgatgcggccgccccctga